The Salvelinus namaycush isolate Seneca chromosome 1, SaNama_1.0, whole genome shotgun sequence genome has a window encoding:
- the LOC120056417 gene encoding interferon regulatory factor 8-like yields the protein MSVNPGGRRLKQWLVEQIQSGQYPGLLWEDDSRTMFRIPWKHAGKQDYNQEVDASIFKAWAVFKGKFKEGEKAEPATWKTRLRCALNKSPDFEEVGDRSQLDISEPYKVYRIVPEEEQKTGKSAAAALTSSPGDITDMDCSSADLEELIKEVKQSSSDEYLGIVKRSHSPQEDGCRMQPSPEYWSQGSVSVFPGHQDPSPMGSFNAAFSQMIINFFYGGKLMDSVVTSHADGCRISPGQPPLVQHRSPYGLADSLQNVRFPPAELIEVERQRHVTRKLLGHLERGVLVRANREGIFIKRLCQSRVFWSGQGGLGPHYSHGGPCKLERDAVVKIFDTGRFFQALQLYQEGQLPAPDPMVTLCFGEELHDLSTAKSKLIIVQVTPVNCQQLLDAVSMRRSQYSSPNLEIQSDELQAGEQMARIYQDLCSYTAPQRAACYRDNMPITA from the exons ATGTCAGTAAACCCGGGCGGTCGGAGGCTGAAACAGTGGCTAGTTGAGCAGATCCAGAGCGGTCAGTACCCGGGGCTGCTCTGGGAGGACGACAGCCGCACTATGTTCCGCATCCCCTGGAAACATGCTGGGAAGCAGGATTACAACCAGGAGGTCGACGCTTCTATCTTCAAG GCCTGGGCTGTGTTTAAGGGGAAGTTTAAGGAGGGGGAGAAGGCTGAGCCTGCTACATGGAAGACCAGGCTGCGGTGTGCCCTGAATAAGAGCCCTGACTTCGAGGAGGTGGGAGACAGGTCCCAGCTGGACATCTCTGAGCCCTACAAGGTGTACCGCATCGTCCCCGAGGAGGAGCAGAAGA CAGGTAAAAGTGCAGCAGCAGCTTTGACATCTAGCCCTGGTGACATTACTGACATGGACTGCAGCTCTGCAGACCTGGAGGAGCTCATCAAAGAGGTGAAACAG TCTTCCAGTGATGAGTACCTTGGCATCGTCAAGAGGAGCCACTCTCCCCAGGAGGATGGCTGTAGGATGCAGCCCAGCCCAGAGTACTGGTCCCAGGGCAGCGTCAGTG TCTTCCCGGGGCATCAAGATCCCTCGCCGATGGGTTCTTTCAATGCCG CCTTCTCCCAGATGATCATTAACTTCTTCTATGGTGGGAAGCTGATGGACAGCGTGGTGACATCTCATGCTGATGGCTGTCGTATCTCTCCGGGTCAGCCTCCCTTGGTACAGCACAGGTCCCCCTACGGTCTCGCAGACAGCTTGCAGAACGTCCGTTTCCCTCCCGCTGAGCTCATCGAGGTTGAGCGCCAACGCCATGTCACCCGCAAGCTCCTGGGCCACCTGGAGAGGGGCGTGCTGGTCCGTGCTAACCGCGAGGGCATCTTCATCAAGAGGCTGTGCCAGAGTCGTGTGTTCTGGAGCGGGCAGGGGGGATTGGGCCCCCACTACAGCCATGGGGGGCCCTGCAAACTGGAGAGAGACGCTGTGGTCAAGATTTTTGACACAGGAAGGTTCTTCCAAG CTCTCCAGCTGTACCAGGAGGGCCAGCTTCCCGCACCTGACCCCATGGTGACCCTGTGTTTCGGGGAGGAGCTTCATGACCTCAGCACAGCCAAGAGCAAACTTATCATCGTCCAG GTCACTCCAGTGAACTGTCAGCAGCTGTTGGATGCGGTGAGCATGCGTCGTTCCCAGTACAGCAGTCCTAACCTGGAGATCCAGTCAGACGAGCTGCAGGCCGGGGAACAGATGGCCAGGATCTACCAGGACCTGTGTAGCTACACCGCCCCCCAGAGGGCAGCCTGCTACAGGGACAACATGCCCATCACCGCCTGA